One window of the Anguilla rostrata isolate EN2019 chromosome 13, ASM1855537v3, whole genome shotgun sequence genome contains the following:
- the tafa4b gene encoding chemokine-like protein TAFA-4b: MKQWEKSVWPLAGILLVCLMMLCCQPVSAGNRNLRGQTAQYQVKQGTCEVVAIHRCCNKNKIEERSQTVKCSCFPGQVAGTTRAQPSCVEASIVLQKWWCQMHPCLDGEECKVLPDLTGWSCSTGNKVKTTKVTR; the protein is encoded by the exons atgaAACAGTGGGAGAAATCTGTTTGGCCACTGGCAGGCATCCTCCTGGTATGTCTGATGATGCTGTGCTGCCAACCGGTGTCCGCTGGCAACCGTAACCTCCGGGGACAGACAG CCCAGTACCAGGTGAAGCAGGGTACTTGTGAGGTGGTGGCCATACATCGCTGCTGTAACAAGAACAAGATCGAGGAGCGCTCCCAGACGGTCAAGTGCTCCTGCttccctggacaggttgccggGACAACAAGAGCGCAGCCCTCCTGCGTAGAAG CCTCCATCGTGCTGCAGAAATGGTGGTGTCAGATGCATCCCTGCCTGGATGGAGAGGAGTGCAAAGTGCTTCCGGATCTCACCGGCTGGTCCTGCAGCACTGGGAACAAAGTGAAGACAACCAAG